The following DNA comes from Oreochromis niloticus isolate F11D_XX linkage group LG23, O_niloticus_UMD_NMBU, whole genome shotgun sequence.
CATTCAAGTGAAATAAATTATGACTAACTGGATCAAACCAATAGTAACAGTTACTATTGTTACCTTACCTAATGACCATTTatgcctttattttatttttgttttgttttttacagattAATGCTATGGTACACAGACACAAAATCATAGCTCTAGTTTCCCTTGATTAACAGGCTTTGGTCTTTGCTTGCCATTAAGGGAGGTTCATGGtggtttttttgtcattaaagGCATAGTGTTTCTACTATATTGACGTTTATTGAAGCATTGCCATCTACAACAGTTGGGTTGTATGTTCCTGCAGTCTCACTATAGATTTACATCTACATTCTTAATTAAAACATTGATGAAGAGAGAGTTTTAAAATCCATCATCTGATTCTTCATCCCAGCTGCACTTTTCTAAGGTGGTCTTAGTGAAATCAACTTCCAAGTTGTAAACAAAGTCAGGATCATCTTTGTGCCTCCGGTTTTTCTCAAACAGTTCGTCCATTTGGCCTTTCTTGCGTGCCAGCTCCTCATCGTCCAGTTTGTTCAGGTCTTCGTCAGGGTCCAGACAGAACGAGGAGAGGCTGTGCTCCAGACTGAAGCCCTGCATGTGATCGCGTAGGATAATGTGAAGCTTCTCAAGCTGGCTCTGAGAGACACCCTCCAGGTAGTCCCTGTGTCGAGGGTTGTTCTTCAGCCTTTCAGCAGCCATGCTGTAGTCTGGAAGAGACGGCATGAGGTAATAGGATGGTTGTAGTCCTGCCCAGCTACTTCGTGGCAATCTACAAGAACAAAATAAGCTACATACATATGTTAATGCAGTGTGCATTCACGACTCCAGCTCTGATCACAGTACCTATGTCTCAAAAAATGGactaacaaaaacaggaaggaaaaaacGCAGAACGATAAATGTATGTTTCCATGTATTACATATtagttatttattattaacactCACTAGCAATGACCTTAGTTAAACAAAGTAAGATGCTCCTATTTTAGTCAGAAATAGGAGCCTGAGGCTCAGCAGCTTGCAGGTAATCCACCTGCTGCTATCCACGAGATATAGAAATCAAAACTTCAGGGCCTCATGACTCTGACAGATTTGTTAGATTTACTAGAGtattatataattattaatATACAGCAAACGAGGCTAAAATAATATTCTCACACTGATTGTAGCTACCTTGTAACATGTGACATGGAGCACAGAGAACGAGTCCCAATGTGTCCGTGGTGCCTTACCGGAGTATTTGGAGAAATTTCGCACAGGTATTATTCTTTTTCGCACCTTTTTGGTTTCCGTGTGCTCATAAATTAAAACTATGGATGGAGGGCTGAACTGCACCCCGCAGCGCTTTGCCGCAAAACGCATCCTGTACTTCTATTACAACAAACAAACTTAACCCAATCCGACCATcaatttaaacatgtttaaaacagaaacatCGCAGCCATAATTATTGCTACTAGCGCAcagtatgaataaaaaaaaatcgagCAGCGGCTTCAGGGATGATTACGCGTTGCCAGGTTGCCAGCAGAGCCTTTACGTAAAGACGCTTCTGTTTGTTGGGATGCCTGACGCTAAATTTCggatttaaaaaattaatataaaatCATTTAACTTTCACGTatcattattattcattttattcCTGAAAACTGCTTTCTATGTCTATAAATGTTACTAAATGTTTCCTTAAAAGCTTGTGTTTTTCAATCTCTACACAGGCACATTTGCAGGCTCCCTGAAACTACAAAAGGGGCCTTCAAAAAATCATCTTCCGTAAACACTTCAAAGAAGCGCTTAAGCGGTGGTAGCTGTGCTTGAGTTAAATAAACAGCCTATAAACGCGTCTCAGCGTTGGccattatatttttaatgtattttaaactGTTCTGTGTTGTTTCTGCGTTGAGCTTATTCTCGAAATGTCACTGTTTGGGTGAAAAGGGTACGTGAGCTAGGTTCTATGTGAAAACTCGATAGTCATTCAATAAGCTCTCATTATTATTGATTGAAGGTCATTTAAATTAagttgttgggggttttttttggtttttttgtttgagggAAGGAATAGTATTTTTACAGTAGACAAAAAAGTGCTGTAAATATACCCCTGTATGGATAACATGACATATATAATCTAGCatagtttgaaaaacaaatgcatCTTTAATCCCATCCTGCGATTTTCCAAAAATATAGATACATGTTCAAATTCAAAAAGCTTTTACCTGGAGATACTGATCAGTGTAACCTGCTAATTTGTGCAGATGAGATTCAGAATCACTGTGATCTTCTGAGGCAGTGGCTTGCGCCCTCATCAGTGACAGTGGAGCTCAACAAAAAGGGTTTCCACAGGTATtcggttgtttgttttctcaaaaGAAAGCTGTTCTGCCTTTGGGGCTACTTGTCAGGAGAATCAATGATATTTTCTAATATGTTTTAGGGAGGTGACAACTACAGTTGAGTTCAGATCCAAAGAGCTCTGTGGTGTCAAAGTTTTGCTGATTCATAGATGGCCCAGAGATGTCTATGTTGATCCATATCAACTTGCATCCCTTAGCGATCAAAACAAGTGGAAGGTAAGACACCGAGCAACTAGATGTAGTATAACGCAGTGTAAAATTCTACTACAAACCACAGTCATGTACAAAACATGTGCACAGtgtatatgttttatttaattatttctgtGTTAAACTTTGTAAGATATTACTAGATTCACCCATTGACCTTGAGGTTCCTGCTCACGAAGCTTCAGGATTTGTCACCTATGTGTATCCTTTCTCCACTGGACCAACTTCCAAGTTATTCAAAGTAACAATTCCAATACATGGTCGCTACCACAAGCCCTCATTTGatggaaaaatgtttaaatctgTTGACATAGAAGctccagagctgctgctgcgGACAGAAAAATGTAAGtggattcattttattttatagcaATTTCTGACACTATGTAAATCtatacagaaagaaaacaatgtaAACCAAATGTGGTATTTAAAATGCAATGTTGTGTCATGATGTGTAATGAAACAAATTAACGAAATACATTAAATCAACCTTACTGTTTGCAATATAATTTTACGTGACTGCATAATTAAACTAAATGATGTCGGAGCGTAAAATCCTAAATTTGTATCTGTTTTCTATGAAAGTGGAGTGTCAATGAATATTACCAAATTATTTCAGTTTTGTGGTTGTGGATAGGTTGCATACATATAATAACTTTAATGATCAAAACTTTAtagtataaaaacaaaaatgtgacttaaaaaatgtgacttttcAGTTTGGCTTTCTGAAACACTTTCTTCTAAAACTATTTCTCTTATCCAGGTGCACAGCTTAGCAGCTTAGAGCCTCACACAGTTGTGGATGCACCATGCACTGCCAGCAATTCAAGCACTTGTTCTTGGGTTAAAGTCAAGCCTCAGCAGGTGATTGTGTACAATATTTCACCAAATCTTGAGTGaaaaggtgatttaaaaaaacaaaactcaatcATTCAATTGTTTCCCTTTTTGCCTTATAGGATCTCAATCCAGTGAGTTTCCAGCTCCCAGTGGGTGATGGGTCTTTGGTGGCACACGTATGCGGAGGGACTCTTCTTGTCACAATGATCTGCTGTGTGGCACTGTCCAAATACATGTGGAAACATCAAATAATTTAAAGAGCAAAAATTGTACTGGcattatgttgttgttgtttttttttatcaaactAACAAGGAAGAGGCACTTTCAGTGTTGTTATCTTATCTGCAGAAATGTTGCAAGCAGAGAACAGGACTAATTGAGATGGGAAAGAATACTGAGATATTGCTGAAACAACAGATAAATGCTGAAAGATATCAGAATTTATCTTTTTCCATTCCAGCCAATGTAACTATGTTTATTTTGGTGAATCCCGCAACCTGTGCAAGCATTTTTCCTGCTATGACCTCATTTTGGGAGGATCATGATTCTTTATCTGTTCAGTTTAGCGCACCTAATTAAGGAACATAAAAATCTATTAGTTTGTACTGTTTTGGGGTATTTGGTAgtgattttcatttatttttgtctaTAACATGGGCTATTATAATAACACGATTATAAAACTGGAGTCTACAGTAGTATAATCTGTATTTTAAcactgaataaaatgtatacagtTCAGACTGCTATAAATACAATATAACAACAATGTTAATAGTATTCTTTTCTTGTGGCAGTTTAAAGAATGCCATGATGAGGTAAAGGTCATATCCAtttgagacagagtaccgggtgTCATACTGTGCCAATGTTTGGACGTTTGATTTATGAGTGACAAACTGTGCTGCCATGCATGCTGTCAGGACAAAACAAGTTTTTTATTCTTCCAGCTTATCTGTCTTGTCTTATTGCATCTGTTATCCAGTTTTGGTCTCCTAAAAGGCTCCATTTGTAGTTGTATGTTCTTGACCCTGTTGGGTAGTGCATGTGGCACTACACAACCTATTTCAACATGGAAACGCCTTCACACAATGCAGTCAATGAAGAGCCAGTcaaatttttttcttgttttgcagAGAAAATGCTTAGGGCAATTTAGAAATTGTATAATCACATAGTTTGTTAAAAAGATTTAAGTCTGCAGCATATTATGGATCACCAGTGAGCAAAGAGAGGTGCATAGTCACATAGTGTCAACAGTAGAAGTGTTTTTGAAATCATCCTCTGTAAAATGTAACTAGAactttctccaaaagttgaatctgttcatctggacgtagcgttttgtgggagaaacgtttcgtcactcatccaagtgacttcttcagtctcagctgactgcaggtttccccaaaccttataaacaggacatttgcataatgactgaaaccagcccacagaaggaacaatgggctgtgacgTTTTAACTAGAACTTTCACCACCGGGGGCAGTACCAGCTCCTGTAGTAAGAAAATGTACCTGAGATCCCCCAGTAAAGATCTGGATATACTCTCTACCTGAGATGATCACATACAGTGACACAACTGTCTTTTGTCTAAATTACATATCAATAAGAGCACACCCACTGCAAATAGCATTAGATATCTTGCTTGATCGCTATTTTTGACTGGGAAAATTAGCACCAAGAGCTTTTATCATACCAGTAATATACTCAGCATGCTCATTAACTCCTGTATTTTCAATGAGCTGTCTCCAGCAGTGGAAAGCTGCACTTATGTTTACTCTTCTTTTACTTGATTTCCCTTTGGGaggtgatgctgctgctgctgataacGGTTACTTTCCAGGTGCTTCCTCTGCTTCTCCAtatttcctcttcctctcaTGTTGACTTTCTACACCATCTTGTGGAACAAACTGTTAATACAGAAAAGTACAATCTAGCCCTATTTTAACTTCAGTTGATAACTATATGCACAAAATATAGAAATTTTTTGTTATAAAGTCAATTGTATCTGTTGGAGTTGGTGGTgatgagtgtcaggggtgatttgtgactgAAGGATAGCAGCAGAGTGAAAGTGAAGGTTTACATGATGGTAGAGAGACCTGAGATGAGATGGCACTGATAAAGACTCAGGAGGCCAACCTGGCGGTGGCGGAGTTGAACATGTTTAGATTTTCATTAGAAAGAACCAGGAAGTGCACAATCACAAAATTGAGGAAGATGTTGGGAtaaggtgagatggaggcagatgaccCACTGTGGCAACCCCTAAAGGAAGCTAAAGAACCTTTATAAGTTCTTACTAGTTTATGAACtatactgcaggaaaactaATAAGTAGTTAACCTATTATCTtccctttttttaatataactaACATATTATATGTCTATATTGCTTTTCCTCCCTCAAAATaggcattttttgttgttgctataAAAATTTTGCCCTCATTTGGAATGAGTCTTTGTGACTTAACATAAGTCTAtacatttttctgttgtttctcaCAGCGTGATGAACAACGATGTGTGTATAGAAAGTACACTGGCTAGTATGTTattggctttttttcttcttctttcatttaCGCTGTAAAAATCTGAGTATAAAATTAAGCTTTCAAAATTaggccatttaaaatttcctagGGCAGGAAAATAAACAAACGTTACATTAATGTCAGATTAGTGAGAGAAACCTCCCACATTATAGTTATAATTAACAAAATAATTGCTCTGCAGCTGGAAAATTACGTCTGTAAATGCTGAACTACATTACCTAAAACCTAATGAAACTTCCACTTTAATAAGTTTCAGcatgtttcacatttttattattcttaatGCTTAAAAACGTGTTATTGCACATTATGATCCGTGTGGTTTTGCACACGGgctctgatttttcttttcttttttttctttgcttaagATAGCTGACTGTCTTCACCCACCATTCATTTGAAACATTTTATTGAATAGGCCAGGGCTGGGTCGGTAGTTCCGCTTCCCCTTCGCCATAGCGGAATTATCCAAGGGCCGAAAAGATAGAAGAAAAGTTGCACTGTAAATAGTTGGAGTAACCATTGTACTAAGTTATTTATACACCGGCTGTACCACCGGGGAGCACTTGTTACGGTggaataacttttaaaggatATACAGACGTTTTGCACACCGTCGAGGATCGTTCGGGACTGAAGTTCTAATCAAGTTTAACTGGTGTGGATTCTCCGGTAAGCTTCTCTGCTCCTGCGTCGCCTTCTTTAGCTAAATAAAGCTCATTTGTGCGGAATAGTTTGCGAATTGGCATGTTTAGTGATTTCTAAAGCACCGCTTAACAGTGTTATTTTTCGGGGATCATGGGGAGGAACCTTCAAGCCTGGTTGTCAAGTTAGCGTTAGCTGAAAGCTCTATTTAAGGCTTGCAGTCGCTATTATAGCTTGCTAATGTTAGCTTCGGGCTAGCACACTTGTTGGCCAAGTAGTTATCCTAGCGTTAGCCCGCTAGCCGCCCCTGTTGTTACTCTGTTGAAGGGCATTTTGAGTAGACATTAAAGTAGGAACACCGTTATATGGAAATATGTGGTTCATTCATGAGGTTGTGCTCGTACATTATAAACCTTAAAATGAAGAAAGTAGGTGCaagcttttcatttttgtgcactaGATAAGGAGCAACTTCGTTCTCTGATTGTCATCTGGGCTCCTCTTCCACCTTTCAGATGTTAGAATACGAGCTGATTATTCGAGTTTGTCTGCTGTGTATCATGCTTATGTTTATTCCTGGGGCACCCCTGTCGACTCTATGCGCAGTTAACTTTGTAAAGTTGGTGCAGCAGGTCTCTGCAGCAGGTTTTGCACAAGTACAGAGAAAGTGTGATGTCACTGAAAACATGTCAGGCTTTGTGTAGGCTTTTCTGTCTGCTCAGGGTTCTTACGAAACTTTACACCTCCCAATGTTCCTACTTATTGAACCTTTGTAgcaaatttaacttattttattatAGAGGGTGCTTGCTCTCTTGTCACTACAGCCTATTGTATTTCTAGCTTTATTACAGTGTAGTTATACTCTTTCATATATCTGTTTTCCTTCCAGGTACTTCTTGGTGTTTTCTTTCTCCTGCAGTGCATGAACACACCAGTGTCTCATGCTGATGTGAGCGCCGCCTTCCTCCCTCACCACTTACTATCCTCACACGCTGTATTCCAGTCCCGGTTAGCCTTGTGAGGCTTGTAACCACCTCCTGGCCATGTGTGATAACGGAGATCCTGAGGATAAACCCCCTGCCCCTCCGGTCAGGATGAGCAGCACTATCTTCAGCACTGGCTCTGGCAAAGACTCACTTTCGGCTAACCACAGCTCTAAACCGCTGCCTTCTGTGCCTGAGGAGAGGAAGCGCAATAAGATCATCTCAATCTTCTCTGGGGCTGAAAAAAGTGAGATA
Coding sequences within:
- the cep19 gene encoding centrosomal protein of 19 kDa isoform X1 → MRFAAKRCGVQFSPPSIVLIYEHTETKKVRKRIIPVRNFSKYSDYSMAAERLKNNPRHRDYLEGVSQSQLEKLHIILRDHMQGFSLEHSLSSFCLDPDEDLNKLDDEELARKKGQMDELFEKNRRHKDDPDFVYNLEVDFTKTTLEKCSWDEESDDGF
- the cep19 gene encoding centrosomal protein of 19 kDa isoform X2, translating into MSHVTSLFCSCRLPRSSWAGLQPSYYLMPSLPDYSMAAERLKNNPRHRDYLEGVSQSQLEKLHIILRDHMQGFSLEHSLSSFCLDPDEDLNKLDDEELARKKGQMDELFEKNRRHKDDPDFVYNLEVDFTKTTLEKCSWDEESDDGF
- the pigx gene encoding phosphatidylinositol-glycan biosynthesis class X protein, whose product is MYFKLFCVVSALSLFSKCHCLGEKDEIQNHCDLLRQWLAPSSVTVELNKKGFHREVTTTVEFRSKELCGVKVLLIHRWPRDVYVDPYQLASLSDQNKWKILLDSPIDLEVPAHEASGFVTYVYPFSTGPTSKLFKVTIPIHGRYHKPSFDGKMFKSVDIEAPELLLRTEKCAQLSSLEPHTVVDAPCTASNSSTCSWVKVKPQQDLNPVSFQLPVGDGSLVAHVCGGTLLVTMICCVALSKYMWKHQII